The proteins below are encoded in one region of Deltaproteobacteria bacterium:
- a CDS encoding EamA family transporter, which translates to MSIALLLLLNLLYAATPTCTAVAADTLPPLTFVWMRHTLAALVILPFVWRRGFQPMPWAVWGRIALATALAFTIASLLQAESLRRSAASVGALIVAMEPITMIVFAACFLREGIRPLQAMALGMAVLGFLTLSGGGNSALLAGNCLYLIAVICEATLAVLLKPVVARYAPTQVLAACLGCAALYLLPFQSTTTWAYIHGLSWQGWTALGYLGLGCSAFGTYLWLRALRQLRVSSIAIAWFLQPVCGSLLAVGLLGEPLTPQLLTGGTLILGAVGLLFRLDPAFAAHRVRGGTVPSRWIPMHAAALVERSYAADSYPIAQWLPPPVYALLPRRRARFRWCPQAYHHRPRRQTGHPHRTAA; encoded by the coding sequence ATGAGCATTGCTCTACTCTTACTGCTCAATCTCCTCTACGCCGCCACGCCGACTTGTACCGCCGTGGCCGCAGACACACTGCCACCGCTGACCTTCGTGTGGATGCGCCATACGTTGGCCGCACTCGTCATCCTCCCCTTCGTATGGCGCCGAGGGTTCCAACCGATGCCGTGGGCCGTGTGGGGCCGCATTGCCTTAGCCACAGCACTCGCGTTCACGATCGCTTCGCTGCTGCAAGCGGAGTCATTGCGACGCTCTGCGGCCAGCGTCGGCGCGCTGATCGTCGCGATGGAACCGATCACCATGATCGTCTTTGCCGCGTGTTTCTTGCGCGAAGGGATTCGTCCGTTACAAGCCATGGCCCTCGGGATGGCCGTACTCGGATTTCTCACGCTCTCGGGCGGCGGCAACAGTGCGTTGCTCGCGGGCAATTGTCTCTATTTGATCGCCGTGATCTGCGAGGCGACGCTCGCCGTCCTGCTGAAACCGGTCGTCGCGCGCTATGCCCCAACCCAAGTGCTCGCCGCGTGCCTGGGCTGTGCCGCGTTGTACCTGCTCCCGTTCCAATCCACGACCACATGGGCATACATCCATGGACTCTCGTGGCAGGGATGGACGGCGCTCGGCTACCTCGGCCTCGGATGTTCCGCGTTCGGAACGTATCTTTGGTTGCGCGCGCTGCGGCAACTGCGAGTCTCGAGCATCGCGATCGCGTGGTTCCTGCAACCGGTCTGCGGCAGCTTGTTGGCCGTGGGACTGCTCGGTGAGCCGCTCACGCCGCAACTGCTGACCGGTGGCACACTGATCCTCGGAGCCGTCGGCCTGCTGTTTCGCCTCGACCCCGCCTTTGCCGCACATCGAGTGCGGGGCGGGACAGTGCCGAGCCGCTGGATCCCCATGCATGCCGCAGCACTCGTTGAGCGCTCGTACGCCGCGGATTCATACCCCATCGCGCAGTGGCTCCCCCCACCCGTCTATGCGCTCCTTCCCCGGCGACGCGCCCGATTCCGTTGGTGTCCCCAGGCGTATCACCACCGCCCCCGGCGCCAGACCGGCCACCCCCATCGCACAGCGGCCTAA
- the gatB gene encoding Asp-tRNA(Asn)/Glu-tRNA(Gln) amidotransferase subunit GatB — protein sequence MNYEPVIGLEVHAQLLTQSKLFCGCPTTFGAPPNTNICPVCTGQPGALPVLNRTAVEFAIRAGLALQCTIAPRSVFARKNYFYPDLPKGYQISQYERPLCEHGFLDCDLDGATKRITIQRIHMEEDAGKLLHDAHDRYSHVDLNRSSVPLIEIVSGPDLRSTAEATAYLKQLRNILMYLRICDGNMQEGSLRCDANISMRPVGSKAFGTRTELKNLNSFRFLEHAITYEMQRQIAVLEAGGRVEQETRLWDEAAGRSASLRSKEEAHDYRYFPDPDLCPLQVEAAWLEAIRGALPELPQQKMERYVRALGLSEYDARVLTADQQVAHFFEAAIGHHASPKALCNWITSELQGRLNAANLDIAQAKITPAHLATLVKRIEDGTITGKMAKGVFEVMYQDGADPETIIQQQGLKQVSDPAALEPVIDAILAANAANVAAYRAGKTNLLAFFIGQVMKQTKGQANPQLLQALLKKKLG from the coding sequence ATGAATTACGAACCCGTGATCGGATTAGAAGTCCACGCGCAGTTGCTGACGCAGAGTAAGCTCTTTTGTGGCTGTCCGACCACGTTCGGCGCGCCGCCGAATACGAACATCTGTCCGGTCTGCACCGGGCAGCCCGGGGCGTTGCCGGTCCTGAATCGCACGGCCGTGGAGTTTGCGATTCGCGCCGGATTGGCGTTGCAGTGCACGATCGCGCCGCGCAGTGTCTTTGCGCGGAAGAATTATTTCTATCCCGATCTCCCGAAGGGCTATCAGATCTCGCAATATGAACGTCCGCTGTGCGAACATGGGTTTTTGGATTGCGACCTCGACGGCGCCACGAAGCGGATCACGATCCAACGCATCCATATGGAAGAAGACGCGGGCAAGCTGCTGCACGACGCGCACGATCGGTACAGCCATGTCGATCTGAATCGCTCGTCGGTACCGCTGATTGAAATCGTCAGCGGGCCGGACTTGCGCTCCACGGCGGAGGCCACGGCGTATCTGAAACAGTTGCGCAATATCCTGATGTACCTCCGCATCTGCGACGGGAACATGCAAGAAGGGTCGCTGCGCTGCGACGCGAATATTTCGATGCGGCCGGTCGGCAGCAAGGCGTTCGGCACGCGCACGGAATTGAAGAATCTCAATTCGTTTCGCTTCTTGGAACACGCGATTACTTACGAAATGCAGCGCCAAATCGCAGTCCTCGAGGCCGGCGGACGCGTGGAACAGGAAACACGGCTCTGGGACGAGGCTGCCGGACGCTCCGCATCGTTGCGCAGCAAGGAAGAGGCACACGATTATCGCTATTTTCCCGACCCCGACTTGTGTCCGCTCCAGGTCGAGGCCGCGTGGTTGGAAGCCATTCGGGGTGCGCTGCCCGAACTGCCGCAGCAAAAAATGGAACGCTACGTGCGCGCGTTGGGACTCAGCGAATACGACGCCCGCGTGTTGACGGCCGACCAACAGGTGGCGCATTTCTTCGAAGCCGCCATCGGCCATCACGCGAGCCCGAAGGCGTTGTGCAACTGGATCACGTCCGAACTGCAAGGGCGACTAAATGCCGCCAACCTCGACATCGCGCAGGCTAAGATCACGCCGGCGCATTTGGCCACTTTAGTGAAACGCATTGAAGACGGGACGATCACCGGAAAAATGGCGAAGGGCGTGTTTGAAGTCATGTATCAAGACGGCGCCGATCCCGAGACGATCATTCAGCAGCAAGGACTGAAGCAAGTCAGCGATCCGGCCGCGTTGGAACCGGTGATCGACGCGATCTTGGCCGCCAACGCGGCCAATGTGGCGGCGTATCGCGCGGGCAAGACGAATTTGTTGGCGTTTTTCATCGGCCAAGTGATGAAACAGACGAAGGGGCAAGCGAATCCGCAACTGTTGCAAGCACTTCTCAAAAAGAAATTGGGCTGA
- the gatA gene encoding Asp-tRNA(Asn)/Glu-tRNA(Gln) amidotransferase subunit GatA, with protein sequence MTTIAECSRQLATGERTSVALTEAYLAAMHAHNPELNAYLTTAGDLALQQARQADEQRRSGRNLTPLTGVPLAIKDVMHVPGLPTSCASKMLAQFRPTFTATAVQRLLDAGAVILGKTNMDEFAMGASTEHSAFGVTRNPWDVERTPGGSSGGSATAVAAELCAGALGSDTGGSIRQPASFCGIVGLKPTYGRVSRYGLVAFASSLDQIGPMTHTVEDAAVLLQTIAGHDPADSTSLAVPVPDYQAALTQGVKGLRIGVPEEYFGSGTDAQVESAVRAALGVLTEMGATLTPIHLPHTKYAVPCYYIIAPAEASANLARYDGVRYGYRSTHGEDLHDLYFNSRSEGFGPEVTRRLIIGTFVLSSGYYDAYYQQAQRVRTLIARDFQAAFEHVDVICTPTTPTTAFRLGEKLDDPVQMYLADICTVSCNLAGLPGISLPCGFTPAGLPIGLQIMGRHLDEATLLRVAHTYEQQQTWHTRRPNVGTKSI encoded by the coding sequence ATGACCACGATTGCCGAATGTAGCCGTCAACTCGCCACCGGAGAGCGGACCAGCGTCGCGCTCACCGAGGCCTATTTGGCGGCGATGCACGCCCATAACCCGGAATTGAATGCCTACCTCACGACCGCCGGCGATTTGGCGCTGCAACAGGCGCGGCAGGCCGATGAACAACGGCGCAGCGGGCGAAACCTCACGCCGCTGACCGGCGTCCCGCTCGCGATCAAAGACGTGATGCACGTCCCGGGGCTGCCGACCAGTTGCGCATCGAAAATGCTTGCGCAATTTCGCCCGACGTTCACCGCCACGGCGGTACAACGGCTGCTCGATGCCGGCGCGGTGATCCTCGGCAAGACCAACATGGATGAATTCGCGATGGGCGCATCCACCGAACACTCCGCGTTCGGCGTCACACGCAATCCGTGGGACGTGGAACGCACACCGGGCGGTTCGAGCGGCGGCTCCGCGACGGCCGTCGCTGCCGAGTTGTGCGCCGGCGCGTTGGGGAGCGACACCGGCGGCTCGATCCGCCAACCGGCATCGTTTTGCGGCATCGTCGGATTGAAACCGACGTACGGACGCGTCAGTCGATACGGCCTCGTGGCCTTCGCGTCGTCGCTGGACCAAATCGGCCCGATGACCCATACCGTGGAAGACGCAGCCGTGCTGCTCCAGACAATCGCCGGACATGATCCGGCCGATTCCACGTCGCTCGCAGTTCCAGTGCCGGATTATCAAGCCGCGCTGACGCAAGGCGTGAAAGGGTTACGCATCGGCGTCCCAGAGGAATATTTCGGCAGCGGGACGGATGCCCAAGTCGAGTCCGCGGTGCGGGCCGCACTCGGCGTGCTCACCGAAATGGGCGCCACGCTCACACCGATCCACTTGCCGCACACCAAATACGCCGTCCCTTGTTACTATATTATCGCCCCGGCGGAGGCGAGCGCCAACCTGGCCCGCTACGATGGCGTCCGCTACGGCTATCGCTCCACGCACGGCGAAGACTTACACGATCTCTACTTCAACAGCCGCAGCGAGGGCTTCGGTCCCGAAGTCACACGGCGTTTGATCATCGGCACATTCGTGCTCAGCTCCGGTTACTACGACGCGTATTACCAACAAGCGCAACGCGTCCGCACGTTGATCGCGCGTGACTTTCAGGCCGCGTTCGAACACGTCGATGTCATTTGCACCCCGACCACGCCGACCACCGCGTTTCGACTCGGGGAAAAACTCGACGATCCGGTCCAAATGTATTTGGCGGACATCTGCACCGTTTCGTGCAATTTGGCCGGGCTCCCGGGGATCTCGCTCCCGTGCGGCTTCACCCCGGCCGGACTCCCGATCGGTTTGCAAATCATGGGGCGCCACCTCGACGAGGCCACGCTGCTGCGCGTCGCACACACGTATGAACAGCAACAAACGTGGCATACGCGCCGACCGAACGTAGGGACGAAGTCGATATGA
- the mtnA gene encoding S-methyl-5-thioribose-1-phosphate isomerase, with product MIPLIKPIEWQGDKVLLLDQRKLPLQEVYLSCGDYKGVADAIRDLVVRGAPAIGVAAAFGMTLGAMGIGVSTYAAFEDKLHRVAETLLGTRPTAINLRWAIERMLRVSQGMRNNGLPAIVAAMKDEALRIYQEDLETSLAIGRHGDTLLKNGDTILTHCNAGALATAGFGTALAVLYRAQEEGKRIHVYVDETRPFLQGSRLTAWELQKYGMQITVITDSTAGFLMQQGRIDKVIVGADRVAANGDVANKIGTYSVAVCAQYHHIPFYVAAPCSTIDLNTTDGAHIPIEERDPREVTHIGHTQITPAQVGIYNPAFDITPASLISAIITERGLARAPYPDSLRSVSSWSG from the coding sequence ATGATTCCGTTAATCAAACCGATCGAATGGCAAGGCGACAAAGTCCTGTTGCTCGACCAACGCAAACTCCCGCTGCAAGAAGTTTATCTCAGCTGCGGCGATTACAAAGGCGTCGCCGATGCGATTCGCGACCTCGTGGTGCGCGGCGCTCCGGCGATCGGCGTGGCCGCAGCGTTCGGGATGACGCTCGGCGCGATGGGGATCGGCGTCAGCACCTACGCCGCGTTTGAAGACAAACTGCATCGCGTGGCGGAAACGTTGCTCGGCACGCGGCCGACGGCCATCAATCTCCGTTGGGCAATTGAACGCATGCTTCGCGTCTCGCAGGGCATGCGCAACAACGGTCTGCCCGCAATTGTCGCCGCAATGAAAGACGAAGCGCTGCGGATTTATCAGGAAGACCTCGAGACCTCGCTCGCGATCGGGCGGCACGGCGACACGTTGCTGAAAAACGGCGACACCATCCTGACCCACTGCAACGCGGGCGCGCTGGCCACGGCCGGATTCGGTACGGCGCTCGCGGTGCTGTATCGCGCGCAGGAAGAAGGCAAGCGCATTCATGTCTACGTCGACGAAACGCGTCCGTTCTTGCAAGGCTCGCGACTCACGGCCTGGGAGTTACAGAAATACGGGATGCAAATTACCGTGATCACCGACAGTACGGCGGGATTCCTGATGCAACAGGGCCGGATCGATAAAGTCATCGTCGGCGCAGATCGCGTCGCGGCGAACGGCGACGTCGCGAACAAGATCGGCACCTACAGTGTGGCGGTTTGTGCGCAGTATCATCACATCCCGTTCTATGTCGCGGCGCCGTGTTCCACGATCGACCTGAATACCACGGACGGGGCGCATATCCCAATCGAAGAGCGCGATCCGCGCGAAGTTACGCACATCGGGCATACCCAAATCACACCGGCACAAGTCGGCATCTACAACCCCGCATTCGACATCACACCGGCCAGCCTGATCTCCGCAATCATCACCGAACGCGGCCTAGCCCGCGCCCCCTACCCCGATTCGCTGCGCAGCGTCTCGAGTTGGAGTGGATGA
- the gatC gene encoding Asp-tRNA(Asn)/Glu-tRNA(Gln) amidotransferase subunit GatC, with amino-acid sequence MAPETKQLIEHAAQLARLGLDATALDRYAAQCATILEFVEQLNAVPTHDVPPMSDQRADGTPLRPDVIHTCTQAEAILAQAPAQDGRYFAVPKVIE; translated from the coding sequence ATGGCCCCTGAGACCAAACAACTGATCGAACACGCTGCGCAACTGGCGCGGCTCGGACTCGACGCGACTGCATTGGATCGCTACGCCGCACAGTGCGCGACGATTCTCGAATTCGTCGAACAATTAAACGCCGTGCCGACGCACGACGTCCCACCGATGTCGGACCAACGCGCGGACGGAACGCCGCTGCGTCCGGATGTCATTCACACGTGCACCCAGGCCGAGGCGATTCTGGCCCAAGCGCCAGCTCAGGATGGCCGCTATTTTGCGGTCCCGAAAGTAATCGAATGA